In one Mycobacterium sp. NBC_00419 genomic region, the following are encoded:
- a CDS encoding WhiB family transcriptional regulator has translation MSATRPAARRTSAVSVHASIHGAEGEARIAWVSRALCRSTDPDELFVRGAAQRKAAVICRHCPVMAECGADALDNRVEFGVWGGMTERQRRALLKQHPEVVSWSEFFSAQRKHRSVS, from the coding sequence GTGTCAGCTACTCGGCCCGCTGCCCGCAGGACCAGCGCAGTTTCGGTACACGCTTCCATCCACGGTGCGGAGGGTGAAGCCCGCATCGCCTGGGTTTCCAGGGCTCTGTGCCGCTCGACTGATCCCGATGAGCTCTTCGTTCGTGGTGCTGCCCAGCGCAAGGCCGCGGTCATCTGCCGGCATTGCCCGGTCATGGCCGAGTGTGGTGCCGACGCCCTGGACAACCGGGTGGAATTCGGCGTGTGGGGCGGTATGACCGAACGTCAGCGTCGCGCTCTGCTCAAGCAGCATCCCGAGGTGGTGTCCTGGTCGGAGTTCTTTTCTGCCCAGCGCAAGCACCGCAGCGTTAGCTAA
- the nth gene encoding endonuclease III: protein MNRTLAVAFPHVYCELDFTNPLELAVATILSAQSTDKRVNLTTPALFTRYRTALDYAQADRTELEELIRPTGFYRNKTTSLIRLGQELVERFDGEVPQTLDELVTLPGVGRKTANVILGNAFDIPGITVDTHFGRLVRRWRWTALEDPVKVEHAVGELIERSEWTLLSHRVIFHGRRVCHARKPACGVCVLAKDCPSFGIGPTEPPVAAALVKGPETEHLLALAGL, encoded by the coding sequence ATGAACCGGACCCTGGCCGTCGCATTCCCGCATGTGTACTGCGAGCTCGATTTCACCAACCCGCTCGAACTCGCGGTCGCCACGATCCTGTCGGCCCAGTCCACCGACAAACGGGTCAACCTGACCACTCCGGCGCTGTTCACGAGGTACCGCACCGCGCTGGACTACGCCCAGGCCGACCGCACCGAACTCGAAGAACTGATCCGGCCCACCGGTTTCTACCGCAACAAGACCACGTCGCTGATCCGGCTGGGCCAGGAACTTGTCGAGCGTTTCGACGGGGAGGTTCCGCAGACATTGGACGAGTTGGTGACCCTGCCCGGTGTCGGGCGCAAGACCGCCAACGTCATCCTGGGAAACGCCTTCGACATCCCCGGCATCACCGTCGACACCCATTTCGGCAGGCTCGTCCGGCGCTGGCGCTGGACAGCCCTGGAGGATCCGGTCAAGGTCGAGCATGCGGTCGGCGAGTTGATCGAACGCAGTGAGTGGACTCTGCTGAGTCATCGCGTCATATTTCATGGCCGCCGGGTCTGCCACGCCCGCAAGCCCGCCTGCGGGGTGTGCGTGCTGGCCAAGGACTGCCCATCGTTCGGGATCGGTCCCACGGAGCCGCCGGTGGCCGCAGCGCTGGTGAAAGGTCCCGAGACCGAGCATCTGCTCGCCCTGGCCGGGCTGTGA
- a CDS encoding ArsA family ATPase has protein sequence MSGAPATLDMKSILTDRSNRVVVCCGAGGVGKTTTAAAMAVRAAEYGRTVVVLTIDPAKRLAQALGIRELGNEPQRVPLAPEVTGELHAMMLDMRRTFDDMVVEHSGPERAQAILDNQFYQTVATSLAGTQEYMAMEKLGQLLGQDRWDLVVVDTPPSRNALDFLDAPKRLGSFMDGRLWRLLLAPGKGIGRLVTGVVGLAMKAMSTILGSQMLSDASAFVQSLDSTFGGFREKADRTYELLKRRGTQFVVVSAAEPDALREASFFVDRLSEEGMPLAGLVLNRTHPTLCSLTVERAVDGAEELKSGGAKNGDLLAAAVLDIHADRAQTAKREVRLLSRFTGANPHVPWIGVPSLPFDVSDLDALQAIADQITGETA, from the coding sequence ATGAGTGGCGCACCTGCAACGCTCGATATGAAGTCGATCCTCACCGACAGGTCCAACCGTGTCGTGGTGTGCTGCGGCGCCGGCGGCGTCGGCAAGACCACCACCGCGGCGGCGATGGCGGTGCGGGCCGCCGAGTACGGCCGCACCGTGGTGGTGCTGACCATCGACCCGGCCAAGCGGCTGGCGCAGGCCCTGGGCATCAGGGAGCTCGGCAACGAGCCGCAGCGGGTTCCGTTGGCTCCCGAGGTGACCGGCGAACTGCACGCGATGATGCTCGACATGCGTCGCACATTCGACGACATGGTGGTCGAACACTCGGGACCCGAACGCGCACAAGCGATTCTGGACAACCAGTTCTATCAGACCGTGGCGACGTCCTTGGCCGGCACGCAGGAGTACATGGCCATGGAGAAGCTCGGGCAACTGCTCGGGCAGGACCGCTGGGATCTGGTGGTGGTGGACACCCCGCCGTCGCGCAACGCCCTGGACTTCCTGGACGCCCCGAAGCGGCTGGGCAGTTTCATGGACGGCCGGCTGTGGCGGCTGCTGCTGGCTCCCGGCAAGGGCATCGGGCGCCTCGTCACCGGCGTGGTGGGCTTGGCGATGAAGGCGATGTCGACGATCCTCGGCTCACAGATGCTCTCCGACGCCTCGGCGTTCGTGCAGTCGCTCGATTCGACCTTCGGCGGCTTCCGTGAGAAGGCGGACCGCACCTACGAACTGCTCAAGCGCCGCGGCACCCAGTTCGTGGTGGTCTCGGCCGCCGAACCGGACGCGCTGCGGGAGGCGTCGTTCTTCGTCGACCGGCTCTCCGAGGAAGGAATGCCGCTGGCCGGGCTGGTTCTCAACCGGACCCACCCGACGTTGTGCTCGCTGACGGTGGAGCGCGCCGTCGACGGCGCCGAGGAGTTGAAGAGCGGCGGGGCCAAGAACGGTGATCTGCTGGCCGCGGCGGTGCTGGACATCCACGCCGACCGGGCGCAGACCGCCAAACGGGAGGTGCGGCTGCTGTCGCGTTTCACCGGGGCCAACCCGCACGTGCCGTGGATCGGGGTGCCGTCCCTGCCGTTCGACGTCTCCGACCTCGACGCTTTGCAGGCCATCGCCGATCAGATCACCGGCGAGACGGCGTGA
- a CDS encoding TlpA family protein disulfide reductase — translation MTRSTRWTVVVLAAVAVLIGALVVEIGGDPGEGDGTPATQVARAHRDADTPEALAGPRQQADLPPCPAGGQEPGPEKLRGIVIECAADGAPVDVARALAGRPAVLNLWAYWCAPCAEELPALAEYQRRVSGDVRVVTVHQDENEAAALLRLADLKVRLPTLQDGQRRVAAALGVPNVMPATVVLRADGTVAQILPRAFTSADEIAAAVKNALQ, via the coding sequence ATGACCAGATCCACCCGCTGGACCGTGGTGGTGCTGGCCGCGGTCGCCGTGCTGATCGGTGCGCTGGTGGTCGAGATCGGTGGTGACCCCGGCGAGGGCGACGGAACCCCCGCCACCCAGGTGGCCCGCGCCCACCGCGACGCCGACACGCCCGAGGCGCTGGCGGGCCCGCGCCAGCAGGCCGACCTGCCGCCCTGTCCGGCTGGCGGGCAGGAACCCGGTCCGGAGAAGCTGCGCGGCATCGTCATCGAGTGCGCGGCTGACGGCGCACCGGTCGACGTGGCGCGGGCACTGGCCGGTCGTCCGGCGGTACTGAACCTGTGGGCCTATTGGTGCGCGCCGTGCGCCGAGGAACTGCCCGCTCTGGCCGAGTATCAGCGCCGGGTGAGTGGTGACGTCCGCGTGGTCACCGTCCACCAGGACGAGAACGAGGCGGCGGCACTGCTGCGCCTGGCCGACCTGAAGGTGCGGCTGCCCACGCTGCAGGACGGCCAGCGTCGGGTGGCCGCTGCCCTGGGTGTGCCCAACGTCATGCCCGCGACGGTCGTGCTGCGCGCGGACGGTACCGTTGCCCAGATCCTGCCGCGCGCGTTCACCAGTGCCGATGAAATCGCCGCCGCGGTGAAGAATGCTCTGCAATGA
- a CDS encoding ArsA-related P-loop ATPase, which yields MMATTSSDGSAVGWPSRLTKARLHFVTGKGGTGKTTVAAALALTLAAGGRRVLLVEVEGRQGIAQLFDVPPLPYEESKIATADGGGHVNALAIDIEAAFLEYLDMFYNLGIAGRAMRRIGAIEFATTIAPGLRDVLLTGKIKESVVRVDRNKKPVYDAIVVDSPPTGRIARFLDVTKAVSDLAKGGPVHSQAEGVVKLLHSEQTAIHLVTLLEALPIQETIEAIEELEDLGLPIGSVIVNRNIPPFLPPADLAKAAEGDIDADAVRAGLDKAGITLEDGDFAGLLTETIEHATRIRARSESAEQLDRLKVPRLELPTIADGVDLGSLYELAETLAQQGVR from the coding sequence CTGATGGCGACCACTTCAAGCGACGGCAGCGCCGTCGGCTGGCCCTCCCGCCTGACCAAAGCCCGTCTGCACTTCGTGACGGGCAAAGGCGGGACCGGCAAGACCACCGTCGCCGCGGCGTTGGCGTTGACCCTGGCGGCCGGCGGGCGACGGGTACTGCTCGTGGAAGTCGAAGGGCGCCAAGGCATTGCGCAGCTGTTCGACGTGCCGCCGCTGCCCTACGAGGAGTCCAAGATCGCCACCGCCGACGGCGGCGGGCACGTGAACGCATTGGCCATCGACATCGAGGCCGCGTTCCTGGAGTACCTCGACATGTTCTACAACCTCGGCATCGCCGGGCGGGCGATGCGCCGGATCGGTGCCATCGAGTTCGCCACCACCATCGCACCAGGGCTGCGTGACGTCCTGCTCACCGGCAAGATCAAGGAATCGGTGGTGCGGGTGGACCGCAATAAGAAGCCGGTCTACGACGCGATCGTCGTCGACTCTCCCCCGACCGGGCGCATCGCACGCTTCCTGGACGTCACCAAGGCCGTGTCTGACCTGGCCAAGGGCGGGCCGGTGCACTCCCAGGCCGAGGGGGTGGTCAAGCTGCTGCACTCGGAGCAGACCGCCATCCACCTCGTCACCCTGCTGGAGGCGCTGCCCATCCAGGAGACCATCGAGGCCATCGAGGAACTCGAGGATCTGGGCCTGCCCATCGGCAGCGTGATCGTGAACCGCAACATCCCGCCGTTCCTGCCCCCCGCCGACCTGGCGAAGGCCGCCGAGGGCGATATCGACGCCGACGCCGTGCGGGCCGGGCTCGACAAGGCCGGCATCACGCTGGAGGACGGCGACTTCGCCGGGCTGCTGACCGAGACCATCGAGCACGCCACCCGGATCCGGGCCAGATCGGAAAGTGCCGAACAGCTCGACCGTTTGAAGGTGCCACGGCTGGAACTGCCCACCATCGCCGACGGTGTCGATCTCGGCAGCCTGTACGAACTCGCCGAAACGCTTGCGCAGCAAGGAGTCAGGTAA
- a CDS encoding phage holin family protein yields the protein MSNGDRKNGVPATVTSIPLVDPNAIPANPSIGDLVKEATAQVSTLVRAEVELAKSEITRDVKKGLTGSVFFILALVVLFYSTFFFFFFLAELLDTWLWRWVAFLIVFALMVVTTAVFALLGYLKVRRIRGPQQTIESVKETREALTPGADRTPAKTVAQTNGNAAAPPTDPSGW from the coding sequence GTGAGCAATGGCGATCGCAAGAACGGGGTTCCCGCCACCGTGACCTCGATCCCACTGGTGGACCCGAACGCGATACCGGCCAACCCCTCCATCGGCGACCTGGTCAAGGAGGCCACCGCGCAGGTGTCCACCCTGGTGCGCGCCGAGGTCGAGCTGGCCAAATCGGAGATCACCCGCGACGTCAAGAAGGGCCTCACCGGCAGCGTTTTCTTTATCCTGGCGCTGGTCGTGCTGTTCTACTCGACCTTCTTTTTCTTCTTCTTCCTCGCCGAACTTCTCGACACCTGGCTGTGGCGGTGGGTGGCGTTCCTGATCGTGTTCGCCCTCATGGTGGTCACCACGGCGGTCTTCGCCCTACTGGGTTATCTGAAGGTGCGTCGCATCCGCGGGCCCCAGCAGACCATCGAATCGGTCAAGGAGACCAGGGAGGCACTGACTCCCGGCGCCGATCGCACACCTGCCAAGACGGTGGCCCAGACCAACGGCAACGCCGCCGCACCGCCCACCGACCCGTCGGGCTGGTAA
- a CDS encoding DUF4177 domain-containing protein, translating into MSEPTTWEYATIPLLTHATKQILDQWGADGWELVAVLPGPTGEQHVAYLKRPK; encoded by the coding sequence ATGAGCGAACCGACGACATGGGAATACGCCACCATCCCGTTGCTGACCCATGCGACTAAACAGATCCTCGACCAGTGGGGCGCCGACGGCTGGGAACTGGTGGCCGTATTGCCCGGCCCGACGGGCGAACAGCACGTCGCCTACCTCAAACGCCCGAAGTGA
- a CDS encoding RidA family protein, whose amino-acid sequence MTASQRLAELGLALPTPAKPLAAYVPAVRTGNLVYTAGQLPLAAGELTDTGKVGAEVSPERAKAAARLCALNALAAIDAVVGLDNITKVVKVVGFVASAPGFTGQPGVINGASELLGEVFGEAGAHARSAVGVSELPLDAPVEVELIVEVG is encoded by the coding sequence GTGACAGCTTCACAACGGCTCGCCGAACTGGGCCTGGCGCTGCCAACGCCTGCCAAGCCGCTGGCGGCCTACGTACCCGCGGTGCGCACCGGCAACCTGGTCTACACCGCAGGTCAGCTCCCGCTGGCGGCCGGTGAGCTCACCGACACTGGCAAGGTCGGCGCCGAGGTCAGCCCGGAACGGGCTAAGGCCGCCGCAAGGCTGTGCGCGCTGAACGCCCTGGCAGCCATCGACGCGGTGGTCGGCCTCGACAACATCACCAAGGTCGTCAAGGTCGTCGGGTTCGTCGCCTCTGCGCCCGGATTCACCGGGCAGCCCGGTGTCATCAACGGGGCCTCCGAACTCCTGGGCGAGGTGTTCGGTGAGGCGGGCGCGCACGCCCGCTCCGCCGTCGGCGTCTCTGAACTGCCGCTGGACGCCCCGGTCGAGGTGGAGCTCATCGTGGAGGTGGGGTGA
- the marP gene encoding acid resistance serine protease MarP, translating to MTSSQWLDIAVLVVAFVAAISGWRSGALGSLMSFVGVVLGAIAGVMLAPHIVSHIHSPRAKLFAALFLILALVVIGEVAGVVLGRAVRSAIRNRGVRTVDSIIGVALQLVVVMVAAWLLASPLTSSDQPNLAAAVRGSKVLAQVDKYAPEWLKSVPKRMSTLLSTSGLPDVLQPFGRTPIQAVEAPDASLADSLVVASSRPSVVKIRGVAPGCQKVLEGTGFVIAPNRVMSNAHVVAGSDSVTVDAEGQTYDATVVSYDPNADISILDVPNLPQRPLVFAEQPAKSGTDAVVLGYPGGGEFAATPARIRETIELSGPDIYRTTTVNREVYTIRGTVRQGNSGGPMINRAGQVLGVVFGAAVDDNDTGFVLTANEVSRQLAKIGNTEKVPTGACVT from the coding sequence GTGACGAGTTCGCAATGGCTGGACATCGCCGTGCTGGTGGTGGCGTTCGTCGCCGCGATATCCGGTTGGCGCTCCGGTGCGTTGGGCTCGTTGATGTCCTTCGTCGGTGTGGTGCTGGGCGCCATCGCCGGAGTGATGCTGGCCCCGCATATCGTCAGCCACATCCATTCGCCGCGGGCCAAGCTGTTCGCTGCGCTGTTCCTCATCCTGGCGCTCGTGGTCATCGGCGAGGTCGCCGGTGTGGTGCTCGGGCGCGCCGTGCGCAGTGCCATTCGCAACCGCGGGGTGCGCACCGTCGACTCGATCATCGGTGTGGCGCTGCAGCTGGTGGTGGTGATGGTGGCGGCCTGGCTGCTGGCCAGCCCGCTCACCTCGTCGGATCAGCCCAACCTTGCCGCCGCCGTACGCGGTTCCAAGGTCCTTGCCCAAGTGGACAAGTACGCGCCGGAGTGGCTCAAGTCGGTGCCCAAGCGGATGTCGACGCTCCTGAGCACCTCCGGGCTGCCCGACGTCCTGCAACCCTTCGGGCGTACCCCGATCCAGGCGGTCGAGGCCCCGGACGCCTCGCTGGCCGACAGCTTGGTGGTCGCGAGCTCGCGGCCCAGTGTCGTCAAGATCCGCGGTGTCGCGCCGGGCTGCCAGAAGGTGCTCGAGGGAACCGGTTTCGTGATCGCCCCCAACCGGGTGATGTCCAACGCCCACGTGGTCGCCGGGTCCGACAGTGTCACGGTGGACGCCGAGGGCCAGACCTATGACGCCACGGTCGTCTCCTATGACCCCAACGCCGACATCTCCATCCTCGACGTGCCTAACCTGCCGCAGCGACCGCTGGTGTTCGCCGAACAGCCCGCCAAGTCGGGTACCGACGCGGTGGTGCTCGGTTACCCGGGCGGTGGCGAGTTCGCCGCCACCCCGGCGCGGATCCGCGAAACCATTGAGCTCTCCGGGCCGGACATCTACCGCACCACGACGGTCAACCGCGAGGTTTACACCATCAGAGGTACTGTGCGGCAAGGCAATTCGGGTGGTCCGATGATCAACCGCGCGGGCCAGGTGCTCGGCGTGGTGTTCGGTGCCGCGGTCGACGACAATGACACCGGTTTCGTCCTGACGGCGAACGAGGTGTCGCGTCAGCTGGCCAAGATCGGCAATACCGAGAAGGTGCCCACCGGCGCCTGCGTCACCTAG
- the crp gene encoding cAMP-activated global transcriptional regulator CRP, whose protein sequence is MDEILARAGIFQGVEPSAVSALTKQLQPVDFPRGHTVFAEGEPGDRLYIIISGKVKIGRRSPDGRENLLTIMGPSDMFGELSIFDPGPRTSSATTITEVRAVSMDRDALRAWIADRPEIAEQLLRVLARRLRRTNNNLADLIFTDVPGRVAKQLLQLAQRFGTQEGGALRVTHDLTQEEIAQLVGASRETVNKALADFAHRGWIRLEGKSVLISDSERLARRAR, encoded by the coding sequence GTGGACGAGATCCTGGCGAGGGCCGGAATCTTCCAGGGGGTTGAACCCAGCGCCGTTTCCGCGCTGACCAAGCAACTGCAGCCGGTTGATTTCCCGCGGGGACACACTGTCTTCGCCGAAGGCGAGCCTGGTGACCGGCTCTACATCATCATTTCCGGCAAGGTGAAGATCGGCCGGCGGTCCCCGGATGGCCGGGAGAACCTGCTGACGATCATGGGCCCGTCGGACATGTTCGGCGAGCTGTCGATCTTCGACCCCGGTCCCCGGACGTCCAGCGCCACCACGATCACCGAGGTGCGCGCGGTCTCGATGGACCGTGACGCGCTGCGGGCGTGGATCGCCGACCGCCCCGAGATCGCCGAGCAACTGCTGCGCGTGCTGGCCCGCCGACTGCGGCGCACGAACAACAACCTGGCCGACCTCATCTTCACTGACGTCCCGGGCCGGGTTGCCAAGCAGCTGCTGCAGCTGGCCCAGCGCTTCGGCACCCAGGAGGGTGGCGCGCTGCGCGTCACTCACGACCTGACGCAGGAAGAGATCGCTCAGCTGGTGGGCGCCTCCCGCGAGACGGTGAACAAGGCGCTGGCCGACTTCGCCCACCGCGGGTGGATCCGCCTGGAAGGCAAGAGCGTGCTGATCAGCGATTCCGAGCGGCTGGCGCGCCGAGCGAGGTAA
- a CDS encoding MBL fold metallo-hydrolase, producing MTHPSYGVLRPVTEIASVLLCNNPNVMTLEGTNTWVLRGRGSDEMVIVDPGPDDDQHLATLAGLGTIALVLISHKHEDHTGGIDKLVDMTGATVRSVGSGFLRGLGGPLTDGEVIDAAGLRITVMATPGHTADSLSFLIDDAVLTADTVLGRGTTVIDDEDGSLTQYLDSLRRLQGLGRRRVLPGHGPELDDLAAVSAMYLAHREERLEQVRAALRALGEDATARQVVEHVYTDVDEKLWDAAEKSVRAQLDYLRAD from the coding sequence GTGACCCATCCCTCCTACGGCGTCCTGCGGCCCGTCACCGAAATAGCGTCGGTGCTGCTGTGCAACAACCCGAACGTCATGACGCTGGAGGGCACCAACACCTGGGTGCTGCGCGGGCGCGGCAGCGACGAGATGGTGATCGTCGACCCCGGCCCCGACGATGACCAGCACCTGGCCACACTCGCCGGCCTCGGCACCATCGCGCTGGTGCTCATCAGCCACAAGCACGAGGACCACACCGGCGGCATCGACAAACTCGTGGACATGACGGGCGCCACCGTCCGATCGGTCGGCAGTGGTTTCCTGCGCGGTCTCGGCGGGCCGCTGACCGACGGCGAGGTCATTGACGCCGCCGGGCTGCGCATCACCGTGATGGCCACCCCGGGCCATACCGCCGACTCACTGTCCTTCCTGATCGACGACGCGGTGCTCACCGCCGACACCGTGCTCGGCCGCGGCACCACTGTGATCGACGACGAAGACGGCAGCCTGACCCAATACCTCGACTCGCTGCGGCGGCTGCAAGGTTTGGGACGGCGCAGGGTCCTGCCCGGCCACGGTCCTGAACTCGATGACCTGGCCGCTGTGAGCGCCATGTACCTGGCGCACCGTGAGGAGCGCCTCGAGCAGGTTCGGGCGGCGTTACGCGCGCTCGGTGAGGATGCGACGGCACGCCAAGTCGTCGAGCACGTCTATACCGATGTCGACGAGAAGCTGTGGGACGCCGCGGAGAAGTCCGTGCGCGCCCAGCTCGACTACCTGCGGGCCGACTAG
- a CDS encoding alpha/beta fold hydrolase produces MPQPDPSVTRIAGPWRHLDVHANGIRFHCVEALSDDSTPATARPLVILLHGFGSFWWSWRHQLQGLPGVRVVAVDLRGYGGSDKPPRGYDGWTLAGDTAGLVRALGHSSATLVGHADGGLVCWATSVLHSRVVRGIALVSSPHPAALRASALTRRDQGRALLPTLLRYQVPVLPERALTAHNADQLEHLVRSRSCGKWLASEDFSETIAHMRRAIQIPSAAHCAMEYQRWAVRSQLRSEGWRFMKLMNRQLDVPVLHLRGEADPYVLADPVDRTQRYAPRGRFVALAGVGHYAHEEAPAEVNDHLRRFLDQVYGPAR; encoded by the coding sequence ATGCCACAGCCGGACCCGTCGGTCACCCGCATCGCGGGGCCGTGGCGTCATCTCGACGTGCACGCCAACGGAATCCGGTTCCACTGCGTCGAGGCGCTCTCCGACGACAGCACGCCCGCCACGGCCCGGCCGCTGGTGATCCTGCTGCATGGATTCGGGTCGTTCTGGTGGTCCTGGCGCCATCAGCTGCAGGGCCTGCCGGGAGTCCGCGTCGTCGCGGTCGATCTGCGCGGCTACGGCGGCAGCGACAAACCTCCGCGCGGTTACGACGGCTGGACGCTCGCCGGTGACACCGCCGGCCTGGTTCGGGCGCTGGGCCACAGCTCGGCCACCCTCGTCGGCCACGCCGACGGCGGGTTGGTCTGCTGGGCCACCTCGGTACTGCACTCGCGAGTGGTGCGCGGCATCGCACTGGTGAGCTCACCGCACCCTGCCGCGCTGCGGGCATCCGCGCTGACCCGCCGCGACCAGGGCCGCGCCCTGCTGCCAACCCTGCTTCGCTACCAGGTGCCTGTGCTGCCCGAGCGCGCCCTCACCGCCCACAACGCCGATCAGCTCGAGCACCTCGTCCGCAGCCGATCCTGCGGCAAATGGCTTGCCTCCGAGGACTTTTCCGAAACCATCGCGCATATGCGCAGGGCCATCCAGATTCCGTCCGCGGCGCACTGCGCCATGGAGTATCAACGCTGGGCGGTCCGCAGCCAGCTGCGATCAGAAGGATGGCGGTTCATGAAGTTGATGAATCGCCAGCTCGACGTGCCCGTGCTGCATCTGCGCGGCGAAGCCGACCCCTATGTGCTCGCCGACCCGGTGGACCGGACCCAGCGCTACGCCCCGCGCGGCCGGTTCGTGGCGCTGGCCGGCGTCGGCCACTACGCGCACGAGGAAGCCCCCGCGGAGGTCAACGACCACCTGCGCCGGTTCCTGGATCAGGTGTACGGCCCGGCTAGGTGA
- a CDS encoding NUDIX hydrolase, producing the protein MTTSEVARVTGGIPLTPDVRPPWLAPLVENVDLVPHAYRRKVPPELLAAVTGAGTAGRDAAVLVLFSGPPSDHPAGQVPDDADLLLTVRASTLRHHAGQAAFPGGAADPGDAGPVATALREAQEETGIDPNRLHPLATLERMFIPPSGFHVVPVLAYSPDPGPVAVVNEAETAVVARVPLRAFVNPENRLMVYRTGAGPRFAGPAFLLNEMLVWGFTGHVISAMLDVAGWSQPWETEDIRELDEAMALVGDNSKGPL; encoded by the coding sequence ATGACGACGAGCGAGGTGGCGCGGGTGACGGGTGGGATACCGCTCACTCCCGACGTGAGGCCGCCCTGGCTGGCCCCATTGGTGGAAAACGTCGACCTCGTGCCGCATGCCTATCGCCGCAAGGTTCCGCCTGAACTGCTGGCCGCTGTGACCGGCGCCGGAACCGCCGGACGCGATGCCGCGGTCCTGGTGTTGTTTTCCGGCCCGCCGTCCGATCACCCGGCCGGACAGGTCCCCGACGACGCCGATCTTCTGCTGACCGTGCGCGCCAGCACATTGCGTCACCACGCCGGCCAGGCGGCCTTCCCGGGCGGGGCGGCCGATCCCGGTGACGCCGGACCGGTGGCGACCGCACTGCGGGAAGCCCAGGAGGAGACGGGGATCGACCCGAATCGTCTGCATCCCCTGGCCACACTCGAGCGAATGTTCATCCCGCCCTCGGGCTTTCACGTCGTTCCCGTGCTGGCGTATTCACCGGACCCCGGACCGGTGGCTGTGGTCAACGAAGCGGAGACGGCCGTCGTCGCACGGGTTCCGCTGCGCGCCTTCGTCAATCCTGAGAACCGGCTGATGGTGTACCGCACCGGTGCGGGCCCGCGTTTCGCCGGACCGGCGTTTCTGCTCAACGAGATGTTGGTGTGGGGGTTCACCGGTCACGTAATCTCGGCGATGCTCGATGTGGCCGGTTGGTCACAACCGTGGGAGACCGAAGACATCCGAGAGTTGGACGAGGCCATGGCGCTCGTCGGCGACAACAGTAAGGGGCCGCTGTGA